A window of Cheilinus undulatus linkage group 1, ASM1832078v1, whole genome shotgun sequence contains these coding sequences:
- the tgfbrap1 gene encoding transforming growth factor-beta receptor-associated protein 1 homolog, with product MSVKAFELVPAVERDLLMGDKARINIECIECCGKHLYLGTNDCFIHHFLLDEVTSPKGKLSYSAQKLLHKYLGLKKPVAELRAASALERLIVLCDAVVFLVDMVTLETVPSAAGGGAKIRGVTAFCINENPVNGDPFCVEMCVLSSKRRTVQIYMVYEDRVQLVKEVNTPEQPCAVSLDGYFLCLALATQYIILNYNTGASQDLFPYSSEERKPIVKRIGREEFLLAAPGGLGMFANAEGVSQRAPVNWSESVIGAAVCFPYVVALDESFITIHSMLDQQLKQTLSFRDGHILQDFEGKVLLASTKAVYVLVPLPLERQIQDLLASHRVEEALILTEGAQRNIPKEKFQVLHKRILQQAGFIQFGQLQFLEAKEHFRKGQLDVRELISLYPLLLPASSSFTRCHPPLHEFADLNHLAQGDQEKVLRCKKFLISYLGEVRSTEVVNGCREDVDTALLKLYAEQDHESLLDLLASDNSCLLADSVPWLEKYHKYFALGLLYHYNGQDSTALQMWIRVVDGELQDLTRSDLYEYVVDFLCSSPNLDLIWKYADWALRKDPTKGVHVFTKRPVTKHLPELNPEDVITYLGKHNQALLLYLEHLVLERKTQKEKFHTHLAVLYLERVLSLLSKSPRDEEQITRARERLQAVLRESHLYSVQVLLGKLENCDQLLLERATLHGKLEEHDKALHILVHKLRDFPSAEAFCIWASSSRDSAYRQRLFHLLLEVYLKGSQASAGGGSGDLEMAAVDLLNRHGEVFDAVQVLRMLPEDWSLQLLRPFLGRAVRASMHACRTSQIALGLSYSENLQLLHDRLKERKKPIFVSDKKGCHLCHNTFSEPDVVCLPGGVPVHKHCVAQRVRDSPTKRQLTNSSNHT from the exons ATGAGTGTGAAGGCTTTTGAGCTTGTCCCCGCTGTGGAGCGAGATCTCCTCATGGGCGACAAGGCTCGCATCAACATCGAGTGCATTGAATGCTGTGGAAAGCATTTGTACCTTGGTACCAATGACTGCTTTATCCATCACTTTCTGCTCGACGAGGTCACTTCCCCTAAGGGGAAACTGAGTTACTCAGCTCAGAAGCTGCTGCACAAATATCTGGGCCTTAAGAAACCAGTTGCTGAGTTGCGTGCGGCATCTGCATTGGAGCGTCTGATCGTGCTCTGTGATGCTGTGGTGTTCCTCGTCGACATGGTGACACTGGAGACGGTGCCCTCGGCAGCAGGAGGGGGAGCTAAAATCAGAGGTGTGACAGCGTTCTGCATTAATGAGAATCCAGTGAACGGTGATCCTTTCTGTGTGGAAATGTGTGTGCTCTCTTCAAAACGGCGGACTGTGCAAATTTACATGGTGTATGAGGATAGAGTGCAGCTGGTCAAAGAGGTGAACACTCCTGAGCAGCCCTGTGCCGTCAGTCTGGATGGTTACTTCTTGTGCCTGGCACTGGCGACACAGTACATTATTCTGAACTACAACACTGGGGCCTCCCAAGATCTTTTCCCTTACAGCAGCGAGGAGAGGAAACCCATAGTGAAGAGGATTGGCAGGGAGGAGTTCCTTTTAGCAGCACCTGGTGGTCTGG GAATGTTTGCCAATGCTGAAGGTGTTTCTCAGCGGGCTCCTGTGAACTGGTCAGAGAGCGTGATCGGTGCTGCTGTGTGTTTTCCTTACGTAGTCGCTTTGGATGAGAGTTTCATCACCATCCACAGCATGTTGGACCAGCAGCTAAAACAGACCCTTTCATTCAGAGACGGGCATATTCTGCAGGACTTTGAAG GAAAGGTCCTCCTGGCATCCACTAAGGCAGTGTATGTCCTGGTTCCCCTGCCTCTGGAGAGACAGATCCAGGACTTGCTGGCCAGTCACAGAGTAGAGGAGGCGCTGATCCTCACAGAGGGAGCACAGAGAAATATTCCCAAAGAAAAATTTCAG GTTTTGCACAAAAGAATTCTTCAGCAGGCGGGTTTTATACAGTTTGGCCAACTTCAGTTCCTCGAGGCAAAAGAGCACTTCAG GAAGGGTCAGCTGGATGTTCGGGAGCTGATATCTCTCTACCCACTGTTGCTGCCAGCTTCCTCCTCATTTACTCGCTGCCACCCTCCTCTTCACGAGTTTGCAGATCTGAACCACCTTGCACAGGGAGATCAGGAGAAAGTGTTGCGATGCAAGAAATTCCTTATCAGTTATTTGGGAGAG GTACGAAGCACAGAGGTGGTTAATGGCTGTAGAGAAGACGTGGACACTGCACTGTTAAAGCTCTACGCTGAGCAGGATCACGAGAGCCTTCTGGACCTGCTCGCTTCAGACAACTCCTGCCTGCTAGCAGACAGTGTACCATGGctggagaaatatcacaa ATATTTTGCACTTGGGCTGCTCTATCATTATAATGGCCAGGATTCAACAGCACTACAG ATGTGGATTCGGGTAGTAGATGGTGAACTGCAGGACCTCACAAGATCTGACCTTTACGAGTATGTTGTGGACTTTCTCTGCTCCAGCCCCAACCTGGACCTTatatggaaatatgcagactgGGCCCTGCGCAAAGATCCTACT AAAGGTGTCCATGTCTTCACTAAGAGGCCTGTTACTAAACACCTGCCAGAATTAAACCCCGAAGATGTCATCACCTACCTGGGGAAGCACAACCAGGCGCTGCTTCTCTACCTTGAACACCTGGTGCTGGAGAGAAAGACACAG AAAGAGAAGTTCCACACACATCTGGCTGTGTTGTATCTGGAGAGGGTTTTGTCTTTACTGTCCAAGTCACCAAGAGATGAAGAGCAGATCACCAGAGCCAGAGAGAGGCTCCAAGCCGTGCTCAGGGAGTCGCACCTGTACAGTGTACAGGTTCTTTTAG GTAAGCTTGAAAACTGTGACCAGCTGCTGCTAGAGCGTGCAACACTACATGGAAAACTGGAAGAGCACGATAAAGCACTTCACATACTGGTGCACAAGCTCAGAGACTTCCCGTCTGCAGAGGCCTTCTGTATATGGGCCTCGTCTTCTCGGGATTCTGCCTACAGACAGCGGCTGTTTCACCTTCTCTTGGAGGTTTATCTAAAGGGGAGCCAGGCATCAGCAGGAGGAGGTAGTGGAGATCTGGAGATGGCCGCTGTGGACCTCCTTAATCGGCATGGTGAAGTGTTTGATGCAGTCCAGGTCCTGCGCATGCTCCCTGAGGACTGGTCTCTTCAGCTGCTACGGCCCTTTCTAGGTCGGGCTGTTAGGGCCAGTATGCATGCCTGCCGCACCTCCCAGATCGCTCTGGGACTGTCCTACTCTGAAAACCTTCAGCTGCTGCATGACAGG CTTAAAGAGCGGAAGAAGCCAATCTTTGTGTCTGACAAGAAGGGATGCCACTTGTGCCACAACACCTTCAGTGAGCCCGACGTCGTGTGTCTGCCGGGTGGAGTGCCGGTCCACAAGCACTGTGTCGCCCAGAGAGTGAGAGACTCTCCCACAAAGAGACAGTTAACTAATAGCAGTAACCACACGTGA